A window of the Citrus sinensis cultivar Valencia sweet orange chromosome 9, DVS_A1.0, whole genome shotgun sequence genome harbors these coding sequences:
- the LOC107175384 gene encoding probable LRR receptor-like serine/threonine-protein kinase At3g47570 isoform X2 yields MERNLSLSMIIVSLTHCLLLCLVVAAAAAASSNITTDQQALLALKDHITYDPTNLFAHNWTSNTSVCNWIGITCDVNSHRVTALDISQFNLQGTIPPQLGNLSSLTTLNLSHNKLSGSVPTNIYTMHTLKFLDFTDNQLSGSVSSFVFNMSSILDIRLTNNRLSGELPKNICNYLPYLKALFLDKNMLHGKIPSALSKCKQLQQLNLQFNNLSGAIPKEIGNLTMLKGIDLGYNKLHGEIPHEIANLRNLEALVLGMNNLVGVVSAIIFNMSSLKVLILINNSLSGSLPSRMDLSLPTIEHLNLALNRFSGTIPSSITNASKLSFLELGGNTFSGFIPNTIGNLRNLEWLGLANNSLTSSTSKLSFLSSLANCKKLRSLNLIGNPLDGFLPSSIGNLSMSLKILLIANCSIIGNIPRAIGNLSNLLALTLEGNKLTGPIPITFARLQKLQGLYLPFNKLVGSFPDELCHLARLAELVLLGNKLSGSIPSCLSNLTSLRSLYLGSNRFTSVIPSTFWSLKDILFFDFSLNFLVGPLSLDIGNLKVLVRINLSKNNLSGDIPATIGGLKDLQFMDLAYNRLEGPIPESFGDLISLEVLNLSNNKISGSIPTSMEKIFYLRDLNLSFNKLEGEIPSGGIFANFTAESFMGNELLCGLPNLQVQPCKVSKPRTEHKSRKDILLIVIVLPLSIALTIAITLPLKSKLIECGKRCTVLSNDSVLSSQATQRRFSYLELLQATDNFAENNIIGRGGFGSVFGARLEDGMKIAIKVFHQQCASALKSFEAECEVLKNIRHRNLIKVISSCSNDDFKALVLEYMSNGSLEDWLHSSNYVLNIFHRLNIMIDVASALEYLHFDHSTPIIHCDLKPSNVLLDENMVAHLSDFGIAKLLSGEDESTMRTKTLATIGYMAPEYGIEGEVSTKSDVYSYGIMLMETFTKKKPTDEIFVGELSLKRWVNDLLPTSLVEVVDKTLLSGEEKHFASKEQCLLSVFSLALECTMESPEKRINAKDIVTRLLKIRDTLSKRIGNFS; encoded by the exons ATGGAGAGAAACCTTAGTCTCAGTATGATCATTGTGTCATTAACCCACTGCCTGCTTCTTTGCTTGGTTgttgcagcagcagcagcagcaagcaGCAATATTACCACAGACCAACAAGCTCTTCTTGCCCTGAAAGATCATATAACTTATGATCCGACCAACCTTTTTGCCCATAATTGGACCTCGAATACCTCTGTTTGTAACTGGATTGGCATCACTTGTGATGTCAATAGCCATAGAGTCACAGCCTTAGATATTTCTCAATTCAATCTACAAGGCACCATCCCTCCTCAACTTGGAAACCTCTCTTCACTCACAACACTTAATCTTAGTCATAACAAGCTTTCCGGAAGCGTTCCCACCAACATCTACACCATGCATACGCTAAAATTTCTTGACTTCACTGATAACCAGCTCTCTGGTTCAGTTTCTTCCTTCGTCTTCAACATGTCTTCAATATTAGACATTCGTTTGACCAATAACAGACTTTCTGGTGAGCTTCCGAAAAATATTTGCAACTATCTTCCTTATTTGAAAGCCCTTTTTTTGGACAAAAACATGTTGCATGGCAAAATTCCTTCTGCTTTATCAAAGTGCAAACAACTGCAACAATTAAATTTGCAGTTCAATAATTTATCCGGTGCAATACCAAAAGAAATCGGCAACTTGACCATGCTCAAAGGGATAGACCTTGGCTACAACAAACTCCACG GTGAGATACCCCACGAAATCGCTAATCTTCGAAATCTAGAGGCTTTAGTGCTAGGAATGAACAACCTAGTTGGTGTGGTATCAGCTATAATCTTCAACATGTCATCACTGAAGGTACTTATCCTCATCAATAACTCTCTCTCCGGAAGTCTCCCATCAAGAATGGACCTTTCACTTCCAACTATTGAGCATCTTAACTTGGCACTTAATAGATTTTCTGGAACCATTCCTAGTTCCATCACCAATGCTTCTAAGCTCTCCTTTCTAGAGTTGGGAGGAAACACATTTTCGGGCTTTATTCCAAACACAATTGGAAATTTAAGAAACCTTGAGTGGCTCGGCTTGGCTAATAACTCCTTGACATCTTCAACCTCAAAATTGAGCTTTCTTTCCTCTTTGGCAAATTGCAAGAAATTAAGATCCTTAAACTTAATAGGCAATCCGCTTGACGGCTTCCTTCCAAGTTCAATAGGTAATCTTTCCATGTCTTTGAAAATACTTCTCATCGCCAATTGCAGTATTATTGGCAACATTCCTCGAGCAATTGGCAATTTAAGCAACTTGTTGGCCTTGACATTAGAAGGCAATAAATTGACTGGACCAATTCCAATTACATTCGCCCGACTGCAGAAACTCCAAGGTTTATATCTTCCATTCAATAAGTTGGTAGGTTCATTCCCAGATGAGCTTTGCCATCTAGCTAGGCTGGCTGAATTGGTCTTACTTGGCAATAAGCTTTCAGGATCTATACCTTCATGCTTAAGTAATCTCACTTCTCTAAGATCTCTCTATTTAGGGTCCAATAGGTTTACTTCTGTCATTCCCTCAACTTTCTGGAGCCTAAAAGACATCTTGttctttgacttttcattaaatttcttGGTTGGTCCTCTTTCTTTAGACATAGGAAATTTGAAGGTGCTTgtaagaataaatttatcaaaaaataacttaTCCGGTGATATCCCAGCCACAATTGGAGGATTGAAAGATCTTCAATTTATGGACCTAGCATATAATAGACTGGAAGGCCCAATTCCTGAATCATTTGGTGACTTGATAAGTTTAGAAGTTTTGAatttgtcaaataataaaatctctgGGTCTATTCCAACATCCATGGAGAAAATCTTTTACCTCCGAGACTTAAATCTCTCTTTCAATAAACTAGAAGGTGAGATTCCTAGTGGAGGAATTTTTGCCAACTTCACAGCTGAGTCATTTATGGGAAATGAGTTATTGTGTGGTTTACCAAATCTTCAAGTCCAACCATGCAAAGTTAGCAAGCCGAGGACAGAACATAAATCAAGGAAAGATATACTTCTCATTGTGATTGTTTTGCCATTGAGTATTGCTCTAACAATAGCAATCACTCTACCTCTCAAATCTAAGCTGATCGAATGTGGAAAAAGATGCACAGTGTTGTCAAATGATAGTGTCTTGTCATCACAAGCAACACAAAGAAGATTTTCATACTTAGAACTTTTACAAGCAACAGATAATTTTGCTGAAAACAACATAATTGGCAGAGGAGGTTTTGGTTCCGTTTTTGGAGCAAGACTTGAAGATGGGATGAAGATTGCAATAAAAGTGTTTCACCAGCAATGTGCAAGCGCATTGAAGAGTTTTGAGGCTGAATGTGaagtgttaaaaaatattcgcCATCGAAACCTTATCAAAGTTATCAGCAGTTGCTCGAACGATGACTTCAAAGCATTAGTCCTAGAATACATGTCCAACGGGAGCTTGGAGGATTGGCTGCATTCTAGCAATTACGTGCTGAATATATTTCATAGGTTGAACATAATGATTGACGTTGCATCAGCTTTAGAATATCTCCACTTCGATCATTCAACTCCTATTATTCATTGTGACTTGAAGCCTAGTAATGTATTGTTGGACGAAAATATGGTTGCTCATTTGAGTGATTTTGGCATAGCAAAGCTTTTAAGTGGAGAAGATGAGTCTACGATGCGAACAAAAACCCTTGCCACTATAGGTTATATGGCACCAG AGTACGGCATAGAAGGAGAAGTATCTACAAAAAGTGATGTTTACAGCTATGGGATTATGTTGATGGAAACTTTTACCAAGAAAAAACCCAcagatgaaatttttgttggAGAATTGAGCTTAAAGCGTTGGGTTAATGACTTGCTTCCTACTTCATTAGTGGAAGTTGTGGACAAAACTCTGCTAAGTGGAGAGGAAAAACATTTTGCATCAAAGGAGCAATGTCTGTTGTCTGTCTTTAGTTTGGCTCTGGAGTGTACAATGGAATCACCGGAAAAGAGGATTAATGCAAAAGATATTGTTACCAGATTACTCAAGATAAGAGACACATTGAGTAAAAGGATAGGAAACTTCAGTTAA